A DNA window from Pungitius pungitius chromosome 1, fPunPun2.1, whole genome shotgun sequence contains the following coding sequences:
- the nppal gene encoding natriuretic peptide A-like, translating to MNSTMFFCCSSLLLLVNYVGAKPTSDLQSLKQLLQEEIHSAPFYASEEEKDADTDKSWEERSLDSSDPRNAPLKARESILAHLFRDLMRTSKRSWSRNKKGGLRSCFGVRLERIGSFSGLGC from the exons ATGAACTCAACGATGTTCTTCTGCTGTTCATCTCTGCTGTTACTGGTGAACTATGTGGGAGCCAAACCCACTTCTGATCTACAG AGTCTGAAGCAACTTCTACAAGAGGAGATCCACAGCGCGCCGTTTTACgcctcagaggaggagaaggatgcaGACACAGACAAGTCGTGGGAGGAGCGCTCGTTGGACTCCTCCGACCCCAGAAACGCGCCACTGAAGGCTAGAGAAAGCATCCTGGCGCATCTCTTCAGAGACCTCATGAGGACCTCAAAGCGCTCGTGGAGCCGGAACAAGAAGGGCGGGCTGAGGAGCTGCTTCGGGGTCCGACTGGAGAGGATTGGCTCCTTTAGCGGGCTGGGGTGTTAA
- the nppb gene encoding natriuretic peptides B, which translates to MHLSFIPLYGLLLILKLQLSSTYPMTTGLTGPDMDILKMLLHRLEESVPDVDQRVFAEGDSADSLDRDEAAYEQLPPQTGLDEAAIREFLSAKNLKSVRNDWSRKSSSCFGRRMDRIGSMTSLGCNTVRRSSELQSHITLCLMFVVMCSYSKV; encoded by the exons ATGCATCTGTCTTTCATTCCTCTCTAtggcctcctcctcatcttaaAGCTCCAGCTGTCCAGCACGTATCCCATGACCACCGGCTTGACTGGACCTGACATGGACATCTTAAAG ATGCTTCTTCATAGACTAGAGGAGTCCGTGCCTGACGTGGACCAGAGAGTCTTTGCTGAGGGGGACAGTGCGGACAGCCTGGACAGAGACGAGGCAGCCTACGAACAGCTGCCTCCTCAAACCGGACTAGATGAGGCAGCAATCAGGGAGTTTCTCTCAGCAAAGAATCTGAAGAGCGTCCGCAACGACTGGTCCAGAAAGTCCTCCAGCTGCTTCGGCCGGCGGATGGATCGAATAGGCTCAATGACCTCACTGGGGTGCAACACTGTGCGCAGATCCAGTGAGTTGCAGTCACACATAACCCTGTGTCTAATGTTTGTAGTAATGTGTTCATATTCTAAAGTTTAG
- the nppa gene encoding natriuretic peptides A translates to MRTAVLWSLLALLCQHTLVSSHVLGRPSSTRELAQIKSLLERFEDALADVDQEEDPQADYEGTNQQSENSQASRGWNLDQGGDQEPLISEKALLSAEGPSAAQSQRRRLQDLLLTARKRASGCFGARMDRIGNASGLGCNNGRG, encoded by the exons ATGAGGACTGCGGTCCTGTGGAGCTTGCTGGCCCTGCTGTGTCAGCACACACTGGTTAGCAGCCACGTTCTGGGAAGGCCCTCTTCCACCAGGGAGCTGGCTCAGATCAAG TCTTTACTGGAACGCTTTGAGGACGCTCTGGCTGAtgtggaccaggaggaggaccCTCAAGCTGATTACGAAGGGACAAACCAGCAGTCTGAGAACAGCCAGGCCAGCAGGGGATGGAACCTGGACCAGGGGGGGGACCAAGAACCCTTAATATCAGAAAAAGCGCTATTATCAGCCGAGGGTCCCAGCGCAGcccagagtcagaggaggcgTCTGCAGGACCTGCTCCTGACTGCCAGGAAAAGGGCCTCCGGGTGCTTTGGAGCCAGGATGGACCGGATAGGAAATGCTAGCGGTCTGGGATGCAACAATGGCAGAG GGTAG